The nucleotide sequence TGGGTTTGGTCATTTGTCGGCTAACTAAAACAAAAGCAACACCTTCCcatttttgtcattttggtCCGACAGAACAAATGTTTCTTCGTCTCATGACTTTTTTCGACGTATGAGAACTTATCAGCAATTTCAAATATTCAAATCCACACATATGCGAGGATTTCACTAAAATCATCCATCATGTCCCCACTACCAGCTCCATACATCCCCAGCTCAAGTACTCAATGAGCTCTGACCAGAGATTCTTCATCTCCATGAACCGGAGAGTCATCATCAGACTCCTTAGCAACATGAATCATTTATACTGATACTGAGATAGCGTTCCTTAGCAACATGAATCATTTATAGTGATACTGAGACAGCGTCTCTCTATTAACTCCTTGGACTGAGACAACATGTATATGCTTCGTCGTTCACATTCATGATTCAAGGCTTTGAATAGAAGAGCTCCCGATCACCTGctcttttaatgattatttaaggATTTGGTAAAGAGAACTGGAAATCGTTAATTAGAGATTTGATAAGAAGAATTGAGAACATTTAAGGTTATAACGTGACGTTGTTTTGCTTgactaaacaaacaaaagttaATGTTAATTACAAGAATACTTATATTGGTCAAATCAACACAATATCGTGCATTTCTGACTTACCATAAAATTCACGCTTATTTTGAGAAAACTGTGTTAATTCAATgatgttttcttatttaaaaacctCAACTTAATACATAGAATAATTTGATTAGCAAGAAAAATACATACTGAACATATTcgtaaaaatattttgacttCTTATTGAAATGTTTATAGTTCTTTTCTTCCAGCATATTTGACCCATCTCAAACCATTGTCCTTGTCACATAGCTTTAAAGTATAATGTGAAATGTTGTAAGAATTAAATTATACGCCTTCATTATTTACTTGCACACCTATAAAGCTGATTCGTCTGTATTGATAGATACATTAACACTGCTATAAATGCGACTAAAATAAAGTTTATACTACAATATGccgttttgttttttctttctgtttttggAAATCAACTAggtttctcttttttgtttaaaatattttgaaataaaacagGTTGTGCTATatacaattgatttttttttggctatGTACAATTGATTTCTAGTAAACCTACGATTATAAAATTAATGGTGACGTAAAACAAACTGAAGGTTGTGAAAACTGTTCAAGAAAATCCACAATAAATAGCAAAACcaaattaatgaattaaaaatatatacaaaagccTATAAACCTCGCATGAGAATCTGGGTTAGTtgacatatttatatttatccTCGTATAATCCTAACATCGaactttttaaattattaatcaaCCATATACATGTAAAGTAAATACCTAATGGTCCATGAAATATAGACTTTCACCTGAGCATTTCGAACGTTGGATCAGTTGAATAACCCATGTCATATTGCTTTTGTGTGGACGTGCATAAGTTTTATAATCCTAATATATGAGTCAGAATTGCCTTTCATTTTTGTTGTGGATCCCATCATGTTCTCTCCACTGAGCCAAACGACTCAATACTTAGTATGTTCGCTAGATCTTGTGATCTATAAATAGAATATATCATTGCGTACAAGTCATCACACTCTCTCTCAACTTCATCCCATTTTGCATCTCTCGCTCTCTGTTTCTCGATCCTAaacaaccccccccccccccccccccccccccccccccaacgaGTTACCTTTCTTCTCATCAATACCCTGCGATGGAGAATTTAATCCTCAAACAAGCTCTTATCATGCTCCTAATAATATTTTCATCACCAATATTGCGTACTCAGGCCCGAATCCTCCATGCAGATAGAGTTGCAAACATGGGCACTATAAATAGTCAGGTTCTCCTACGTGAGCTCGGGTTTGATCTCTCCAAGTTCGAAGGATATAATGAAAGGAGGTTTTTAGTAGATTCGGAAAGGGTTTCACCGGGAGGACCTGACCCGCAACATCATTGAATGATCTATACGGATATTTTACTTGACCGGAGATTCAAGCACAATAATTGTGACTGATCCATGCAGGTCATCTAATATCGACATTTATATGCTTTTCTTCTCTCGTTTTCCCCTTCATAAATCTGACGTACAATTTTGTTGTATCAAGGTTTTGGTGTTCTTGTACCTCCTTGTCTTAATACATCAAACTTTTTCTCTGTATGTTTTCGTGTGTCTCCAATGAGTTACCTTTTATGTAACAGCAATtggcttataaataatattCCCCGGTTTGAGTTTTACTTTTTCatttataaggaaaaaaaagtaaaggtaGAGAATATAGTAATTGAAATTAGCAGTTCCATATACATATGATCAAAACGATTACTTAGAGAGATTTGATGGCCAAACTATTaatttaagttttataaaagataactgtAATAGTCAATATTCAAGATACACTCCGGAAAATCATATCTAATATATAATTCGTTTTATTTATATGACTTTGGAAGAGTAAGAGCATGTAACCAACAGCTTGTATTCTGTTAGTTCTATGTTCTCTAATGTCGACATTCGAGTTTTATGTACTGGGTTCTTTCATTTCGCTTATGTGAAATATATTTGgtgattacatattttaaagttCGACGACGTTTGCTTAAGAAGTGTTGTCATCAACTACAGattttaactatatataaaGTGACTGGTAATAATCAAGGCTGCGAAATTGTAGAAACAGTTTGTTGCACTCTTACAAATCGCCGACATTAACTAGTGTTAAAAATGTTGAGAggttcaaaaaatttaaactatgaaCTTGACAAATGGCAATACAATTGTAGAAACAGTTTGTTGCACTCTTACAAATCGCCGACATTAACTAGTGTTAAAAATGTTGAGAggttcaaaaaatttaaactatgaaCTTGACAAATGGCAATACAAATGAACATATTCTCCAACAAAAAGATTCATCTCGCGCACATATGTCTACGCATATACAATCTGTTGACTTCATTTGTATTacttatttatcaatttaaaatattctagACTTGGCATTCTCATTAGTCAAGGAAATTACTTTCACCCGTTAATGACCCATATATGACGACAAGAGTAATAAGttgttgaaaaataaaaaatagcatgTCTCTTGActagatacaaaaaaaaaatgatttaggACTTGCCAAGTGAAAGTTTGCATAACAGATACGCATGTTCTTGATTTTACTAAAAAACTATTTAGTATTGGTAAAAAATTTGGATACATATATTCCATCTGTTATGGCAGAAGGATTAAAATCAGTTTTGGATACGGATATAAACATGAACTAGTTTGAAATCTTTGTATTTTATGAATTATTGGAAGATATGATTCGCACAT is from Brassica napus cultivar Da-Ae chromosome A4, Da-Ae, whole genome shotgun sequence and encodes:
- the LOC106434547 gene encoding CLAVATA3/ESR (CLE)-related protein 6, producing MENLILKQALIMLLIIFSSPILRTQARILHADRVANMGTINSQVLLRELGFDLSKFEGYNERRFLVDSERVSPGGPDPQHH